One Roseomonas sp. OT10 DNA window includes the following coding sequences:
- a CDS encoding FMN-binding negative transcriptional regulator: MYVPPAFREDDLPTLHGMIREARLANLVTATAEGLVATPLPLFLVAEEGPHGTLYGHLARANPQWRRPPLGEALAIFQGPDAYVTPSWYATKREHGKVVPTWNYVAVHAYGPAEFFEDEARLLEVVTRLTALHEGPRPEPWSVSDAPEGFVRAQLRGIVGLRLPIARIEGKRKMSQNRSAEDRAGVAAGLAASDRASDRAAAALIPV; this comes from the coding sequence ATGTACGTTCCGCCCGCCTTCCGCGAGGATGACCTGCCCACCCTCCACGGCATGATCCGGGAGGCGCGGCTGGCCAACCTCGTCACCGCCACCGCCGAGGGGCTGGTCGCGACCCCGCTGCCCCTGTTCCTCGTGGCGGAGGAAGGGCCGCACGGCACGCTCTACGGCCATCTGGCGCGCGCCAACCCGCAGTGGAGGCGTCCCCCGCTGGGCGAGGCCCTGGCGATCTTCCAGGGGCCGGACGCCTATGTCACCCCGTCCTGGTACGCGACCAAGCGCGAGCATGGGAAGGTCGTGCCCACCTGGAACTACGTCGCCGTCCATGCCTACGGCCCCGCCGAGTTCTTCGAGGACGAGGCGCGCCTGCTGGAGGTCGTCACCCGCCTGACGGCCCTGCACGAGGGACCGCGCCCCGAGCCCTGGTCCGTGTCGGACGCGCCGGAGGGCTTCGTCCGCGCCCAGTTGCGCGGCATCGTCGGCCTGCGCCTGCCGATCGCGCGCATCGAGGGCAAGCGGAAGATGAGCCAGAACCGCAGCGCCGAGGACAGGGCGGGCGTCGCCGCCGGGCTCGCCGCCAGCGACAGGGCTTCCGACCGCGCCGCCGCCGCGCTGATCCCGGTCTGA